A part of Betaproteobacteria bacterium genomic DNA contains:
- a CDS encoding AhpC/TSA family protein, whose product MPNALLPRYPVPALNVPLVGGGRFVLGASPGEKFDLLVFYRGLHCPICTKYLMELERLCAEFTSRGVQVLAVSSDDESRGREMAEKVKAAGTKFGYGLSLRSARQWGLYISTSRGKTSIGIEEPALFSEPGVFIVRPDGTLYYGAVQTMPFARPQFQDLIGAIDFALAKDYPARGEFTGEV is encoded by the coding sequence ATGCCCAATGCCCTGCTTCCGCGCTATCCGGTACCAGCCCTCAACGTGCCACTCGTCGGTGGTGGACGATTTGTCCTAGGTGCCAGTCCAGGGGAGAAGTTTGATCTCCTCGTCTTCTACCGTGGTCTGCACTGCCCAATTTGTACAAAGTACCTGATGGAACTCGAAAGGTTGTGTGCCGAGTTCACCTCGAGAGGGGTACAAGTCCTGGCAGTTAGCAGCGACGACGAATCTCGCGGCAGAGAAATGGCCGAAAAGGTCAAGGCCGCTGGCACCAAGTTCGGCTACGGCCTGAGCCTTCGCTCTGCGCGGCAATGGGGCCTGTACATCAGCACGTCTCGCGGCAAGACCTCGATCGGAATAGAGGAGCCCGCGCTATTCAGCGAGCCCGGCGTCTTCATTGTGAGGCCGGATGGCACCTTGTACTACGGCGCTGTTCAAACCATGCCGTTCGCCCGTCCGCAGTTCCAAGATCTCATAGGCGCAATCGATTTCGCGCTCGCCAAAGATTACCCGGCACGCGGCGAATTCACGGGCGAAGTGTGA
- a CDS encoding zinc-dependent alcohol dehydrogenase family protein gives MKAAQLIAIGPAEKSVQCIDVPDPGAPGPGEVLVDVVACSINPADILSIEGNYASKPVPPCPLGIEGAGTVAAVGEGVTHLKVGDKVMSLVRTNWVQRIRDKPQAFVRLPPEVDLAQAAMLKVNVATAHMMLTSYVDLKPGDWVIQNAANSGVGVDLIRLAKVSGVRTVNVVRRAALIDELKQMGADVVVVDGPDLAQRVAEATGGAEIRLGIDAVAGAAAGRLAQCLAEGGTVVNYGLMSGEPIQVDAFQFVFRDLHLVGFWLAKVMRTMAFEEVQAMYARLAERLVDGTLHVAVEASYPLTQVAEALAHAKRESRGGKVQLRPNA, from the coding sequence ATGAAAGCCGCACAACTCATTGCCATCGGTCCCGCGGAGAAGTCCGTCCAGTGCATCGACGTGCCAGATCCCGGCGCGCCGGGCCCGGGTGAAGTGCTGGTCGACGTCGTCGCCTGCTCCATCAATCCGGCGGACATCCTGTCTATCGAAGGCAACTACGCGTCCAAGCCGGTACCGCCGTGTCCGCTGGGCATCGAGGGCGCGGGCACGGTCGCGGCGGTGGGGGAGGGCGTGACCCACCTGAAGGTCGGCGACAAGGTCATGAGCCTGGTACGCACCAACTGGGTCCAGCGCATCCGCGACAAGCCGCAGGCGTTCGTGCGGCTGCCACCGGAGGTGGATCTCGCACAGGCCGCGATGTTGAAGGTGAACGTCGCCACAGCGCACATGATGCTGACGAGCTACGTGGACCTGAAGCCGGGTGATTGGGTGATCCAGAACGCCGCCAACTCCGGCGTCGGAGTGGATCTGATCCGGCTGGCAAAGGTCAGCGGCGTGCGCACGGTGAACGTCGTGCGCAGAGCCGCGCTCATCGATGAACTGAAGCAGATGGGCGCTGACGTGGTGGTCGTCGACGGCCCCGATCTCGCGCAGCGTGTCGCCGAGGCCACGGGCGGTGCGGAGATCAGGCTCGGCATCGATGCCGTCGCCGGCGCCGCGGCGGGACGTCTCGCGCAATGCCTGGCCGAGGGCGGCACGGTCGTCAACTACGGTCTGATGTCCGGCGAGCCCATCCAGGTCGACGCGTTCCAGTTCGTGTTCCGCGACCTCCATCTGGTCGGATTCTGGCTGGCCAAGGTGATGCGGACCATGGCATTCGAGGAGGTCCAGGCCATGTACGCGAGGCTCGCGGAGCGGCTCGTCGACGGTACCCTCCATGTGGCGGTCGAGGCCAGCTATCCGCTGACGCAAGTGGCCGAAGCTCTGGCCCACGCGAAACGCGAGTCGCGCGGGGGGAAGGTGCAGTTGCGACCCAACGCTTAG
- a CDS encoding DUF3465 domain-containing protein, with amino-acid sequence MQVGRVLGALLFFVAVCLGGSLLPLEGVPIGQAFAQSDPIGRAFSERRSGFQVSGVGVVTRLLSDDDDGSRHQRFILRLSSGQTLLIAHNVDLAPRVDPLLPGDIVEFNGVYEWNSKGGVIHWTHHDPDRRHPGGWLRHRNRVFQ; translated from the coding sequence GTGCAAGTGGGGCGAGTTCTAGGCGCGCTATTGTTTTTCGTGGCGGTCTGCCTGGGTGGAAGCCTCTTGCCACTCGAAGGCGTTCCAATTGGACAAGCGTTCGCGCAGTCCGACCCAATCGGCCGTGCATTCTCTGAAAGGCGAAGCGGGTTCCAAGTTTCAGGAGTAGGTGTCGTGACAAGGCTGCTCAGCGACGACGACGATGGAAGTCGGCATCAGCGCTTCATACTGAGATTGTCGTCAGGGCAGACGCTTCTCATTGCGCATAACGTTGACCTCGCGCCAAGAGTCGATCCCCTGCTACCAGGTGATATCGTGGAGTTCAATGGTGTGTATGAATGGAACTCAAAGGGCGGCGTGATCCACTGGACACATCATGATCCGGATCGCAGGCATCCGGGAGGGTGGTTGCGGCACAGAAACAGAGTGTTTCAATGA
- a CDS encoding IS1182 family transposase: MPNFRSVDRNLKFIAVDFDAQILPGTFEHAVSVLVDQELDLTPFIETYRNDATGMPAHHPSVLLEVILFGYSRGLISPRAIAAACRQHVLFIALSADSQPDFSTLAGFVSRRAEAIQSLFTQVLVICNREGLIGHEMFAIDGVKLPSNAAKSRSGLREDFAREAQKVEHAVEKMLAEHHRQDAAKVEPEQEQRKREVDKIERLRTHAKQIRTWLEKNPRDRLGASGKPVLSNRTDNESAKMSTDKGVVQGYCGVAAVDEKHQIIVAAQAHGTGSEQALLPGIVEDLKPVLTEESVIVADAGYHSEANLAHLEAEKVEAYIADRGYRERDERYAGQDKHKAKDDALWDKSPKDRKPKQFPPSAFRFADDLSYCICPAGKRLYRSGNNCNRSGLRSIGFKGTQTACSNCKLRAQCLRKPDKTPVRQVALFLGKHESAPERPIERMRRKIDTEQGRRMITRRFATVEPVFANLRHNKGLDRFTLRSRKKVEGQWRLYCLVHNIEKLMRARQAR; encoded by the coding sequence ATGCCGAACTTCCGATCCGTCGACAGGAACCTCAAGTTCATCGCCGTCGACTTCGACGCGCAGATCCTGCCCGGCACCTTCGAGCACGCCGTCAGTGTTCTGGTGGACCAGGAACTCGACCTCACGCCGTTCATCGAGACCTACCGTAACGACGCCACCGGCATGCCCGCGCACCACCCCTCGGTTCTTCTCGAGGTCATCCTGTTCGGCTACAGCCGCGGACTGATCAGCCCCCGCGCTATCGCCGCAGCCTGCCGGCAGCACGTGCTGTTCATCGCGCTGAGCGCGGACAGCCAGCCGGACTTCTCCACCCTCGCCGGCTTCGTGAGCCGCCGCGCTGAGGCGATCCAGTCGCTCTTCACCCAGGTGCTGGTGATCTGCAACCGCGAGGGCTTGATCGGCCACGAGATGTTCGCCATCGACGGGGTGAAGCTCCCGAGCAATGCGGCCAAGTCCCGCAGCGGGCTGCGCGAGGACTTCGCCCGCGAGGCGCAGAAGGTGGAACACGCGGTGGAGAAGATGTTGGCCGAGCACCACCGACAGGACGCCGCGAAGGTGGAGCCGGAGCAGGAGCAGAGGAAGCGGGAGGTCGACAAGATCGAGCGGCTTCGAACGCATGCGAAGCAGATCCGGACATGGCTGGAGAAGAATCCCAGGGACCGCCTCGGTGCGAGCGGCAAGCCGGTGCTGAGCAACCGCACCGACAACGAGTCGGCGAAGATGTCCACGGACAAGGGCGTCGTGCAGGGCTACTGCGGCGTGGCGGCGGTGGACGAGAAGCACCAGATCATCGTCGCCGCCCAAGCACACGGGACGGGCTCGGAACAGGCGCTGCTGCCGGGGATCGTGGAGGACCTCAAGCCCGTGCTGACCGAGGAGAGCGTGATCGTCGCGGACGCGGGCTACCACAGCGAAGCGAACCTCGCGCATCTCGAGGCCGAGAAGGTCGAGGCCTACATTGCCGACCGTGGCTACCGGGAGCGCGACGAGCGCTACGCCGGACAGGACAAGCACAAGGCCAAGGACGACGCGCTCTGGGACAAGAGTCCGAAGGACCGGAAGCCGAAGCAGTTCCCGCCCTCTGCCTTCAGGTTTGCCGATGACCTGAGTTACTGCATCTGTCCCGCTGGGAAGCGCCTCTACCGGAGCGGGAACAACTGCAACCGCAGTGGGCTGCGATCGATCGGATTCAAGGGGACACAGACGGCGTGCAGCAACTGCAAGCTCAGAGCACAGTGTCTGCGCAAACCGGACAAGACACCGGTCCGTCAGGTAGCGCTATTCCTCGGCAAGCATGAGTCCGCGCCGGAGCGACCCATCGAGCGCATGCGCCGGAAGATCGACACCGAGCAAGGCCGCCGGATGATCACCCGCCGCTTCGCGACGGTGGAGCCCGTGTTCGCGAATCTGCGGCACAACAAGGGGCTTGACCGATTCACGCTGCGAAGCAGGAAGAAGGTGGAGGGGCAGTGGCGGTTGTACTGCCTGGTTCACAACATCGAGAAGCTGATGAGGGCGAGGCAAGCGAGATGA
- a CDS encoding LysE family translocator has protein sequence MLEISWLLFTVASLVLIVTPGQDMVLVMSRSIAQGAAAGVATAAGVRVGLVGHTVLATLGLGAVLRTSEWLFLVLKLVGAAYLVYLGIQLLRSKEQVLAVSSGAPRSLPRLFLNGALSNVSNPKVAVFYFAFLPQFVSPGAVHPTLCVFVLGLAFAALTFLVKGPVGFSAGLLSGWLRSRPGFLAWIYRTSGAVLIGLGVRLALERRA, from the coding sequence ATGCTTGAAATTTCTTGGTTGCTATTTACTGTCGCTTCGCTCGTGCTGATCGTGACACCTGGGCAAGATATGGTTCTCGTCATGTCACGCTCAATTGCACAAGGCGCTGCCGCTGGCGTTGCTACCGCTGCCGGTGTGAGGGTCGGCCTCGTGGGCCACACCGTCCTCGCCACGCTGGGGCTAGGTGCAGTCTTGCGCACTTCCGAGTGGCTATTTCTGGTCCTAAAGCTTGTTGGCGCGGCATATCTCGTTTACTTGGGCATCCAGTTGCTTCGCTCCAAAGAGCAGGTACTGGCCGTTTCGTCTGGTGCTCCGCGCTCGCTGCCGCGGTTGTTCCTGAATGGTGCGCTATCGAATGTCTCCAATCCAAAGGTCGCGGTCTTTTACTTCGCGTTCTTGCCGCAGTTTGTGTCGCCTGGTGCTGTCCACCCTACGCTGTGTGTGTTCGTCCTCGGCCTCGCGTTTGCTGCTCTCACTTTCTTGGTTAAGGGGCCAGTTGGTTTCAGTGCCGGCCTGTTGTCCGGTTGGCTGCGCTCTCGCCCCGGCTTCCTCGCGTGGATCTATCGCACGAGCGGGGCCGTACTCATTGGCCTCGGCGTCAGGCTGGCGTTGGAGCGTCGCGCGTGA
- a CDS encoding putative addiction module antidote protein, which produces MGKTVTTPWDPADHLKTEEDMAAYLEAALEEGDPALVAAALGDIARAKGMTQVAREAGLGRESLYKALSPNGNPEFATIMKVVSVLGLQLHATTAAVKRAV; this is translated from the coding sequence ATGGGAAAGACTGTCACTACCCCCTGGGATCCGGCGGACCACCTCAAGACTGAGGAAGACATGGCCGCCTACCTCGAAGCAGCGCTGGAGGAAGGCGATCCTGCGCTGGTTGCAGCGGCGCTGGGTGACATCGCGCGCGCCAAGGGCATGACTCAGGTCGCTCGTGAGGCTGGGCTCGGCCGAGAAAGCCTATACAAGGCGCTGTCGCCGAACGGCAATCCAGAGTTCGCCACCATCATGAAGGTTGTCTCTGTTCTGGGCCTTCAACTCCACGCCACTACAGCCGCCGTAAAGAGAGCGGTCTAA
- a CDS encoding DNA-binding protein, with translation MKTVTLEVREPKESMAAFASAWRSGKAEKAARISFASPELLWKVLTAKRWELLKVLCGAGPVSIREAARRVNRDVKAVHSDITALLSAGVLDRAEGGGVVFPYEAVKVEFLLQAA, from the coding sequence GTGAAAACAGTCACCCTTGAGGTCCGTGAACCCAAAGAGTCCATGGCCGCCTTCGCCAGCGCCTGGCGGTCTGGCAAGGCTGAGAAGGCCGCTCGCATTAGCTTTGCTTCGCCCGAGCTTCTGTGGAAGGTCCTTACCGCCAAGCGGTGGGAACTGCTGAAGGTCTTGTGTGGGGCAGGCCCGGTGTCTATCCGCGAGGCTGCGCGCCGGGTCAACCGAGATGTCAAGGCCGTGCACAGCGATATCACCGCTTTGCTTAGCGCTGGGGTTCTCGACCGTGCGGAAGGTGGAGGAGTCGTCTTCCCCTACGAGGCCGTCAAAGTCGAGTTCTTGCTTCAAGCCGCGTAG
- a CDS encoding IS1182 family transposase, with protein MPNFRSVDRNLKFIAVDLDAQILPGTFEHAVSVLVDQELDLTPFIETYRNDATGAPAYHPSVLLKVILFGYSRGLISSRAIAAACRQHVQFIALSADSQPDFSTLAGFVSRHTEAIQSLFTQVLVICNREGLIGHQMFAIDGVKLPSNAARSRSGLREDFEREAQKVEQSVEKMLAEHRRQDAAKIPPEQEQRTRERQKIERLRTHAKQIRTWLEKHPRDRLGASGKPVLSNRTDNESAKMSTDKGVVQGYCGVAAVDEKHQIIVAAQAHGTGSEQALLPGMVEDLKPVLMPESVIVADAGYHSEANLAHLEAEKVEAYIADRGYRERDERYAGQGRHKAKDDALWDKSPKAPKKGRFPVSAFTVAKDYSHAVCPAGKKLYRSGGNCNIGGRRAIKFKAAQDSCGNCPMRQRCLREPTQHSPRSIAVFIGQRTLAPERPIDRMRRKIDTERGRRMITRRFATVEPVFANLRHNKGPDRFTLRSRKKVEGQWRLYCLVHNIEKLMKARQAR; from the coding sequence ATGCCGAACTTCCGATCCGTCGACAGGAACCTCAAGTTCATCGCCGTCGACCTCGATGCGCAGATCCTCCCCGGCACCTTCGAGCACGCCGTCAGTGTGCTGGTGGACCAGGAACTCGACCTCACGCCGTTCATCGAGACCTACCGCAACGACGCCACCGGCGCGCCCGCCTATCACCCCTCGGTTCTCCTCAAAGTCATCCTGTTCGGCTACAGCCGCGGCCTGATCAGCTCCCGCGCCATCGCCGCGGCCTGCCGCCAGCACGTGCAGTTCATCGCCCTGAGCGCAGACAGCCAGCCGGACTTCTCCACCCTCGCCGGCTTCGTCAGCCGTCACACTGAGGCGATCCAGTCGCTGTTCACCCAGGTGCTGGTGATCTGCAACCGCGAGGGCTTGATCGGCCACCAGATGTTCGCCATCGACGGGGTCAAACTCCCGAGCAATGCAGCCAGGTCCCGCAGCGGGCTGCGCGAGGACTTCGAACGGGAAGCGCAGAAGGTCGAACAGTCCGTGGAGAAGATGCTCGCGGAGCATCGGAGGCAGGACGCTGCGAAGATCCCACCGGAGCAGGAACAGCGGACGCGTGAGAGGCAGAAGATCGAGCGGCTTCGCACGCATGCGAAGCAGATCCGGACATGGCTGGAGAAGCATCCCAGGGACCGCCTCGGCGCGAGCGGCAAGCCGGTGCTGAGCAACCGCACCGACAACGAGTCGGCGAAGATGTCCACGGACAAGGGCGTCGTGCAGGGCTACTGCGGCGTGGCGGCGGTGGACGAGAAGCACCAGATCATCGTCGCCGCCCAGGCACACGGGACAGGCTCGGAGCAGGCACTGCTGCCGGGAATGGTGGAAGACCTGAAGCCTGTTCTGATGCCCGAGAGCGTGATCGTGGCCGATGCGGGCTACCACAGCGAAGCCAACCTCGCGCACCTGGAGGCCGAGAAGGTGGAGGCCTACATCGCCGACCGTGGCTACCGGGAGCGCGACGAGCGCTACGCCGGGCAGGGGAGGCACAAGGCCAAGGACGATGCGCTCTGGGACAAGAGTCCGAAGGCGCCCAAGAAGGGCCGATTTCCCGTGAGCGCCTTCACGGTGGCCAAGGACTACTCCCACGCTGTGTGTCCTGCCGGAAAGAAGCTCTACCGCAGCGGCGGCAACTGCAACATCGGCGGCCGGCGGGCGATCAAGTTCAAGGCTGCGCAGGACAGCTGTGGGAACTGCCCGATGAGACAGCGCTGCCTGCGAGAGCCGACTCAGCATTCCCCGAGATCGATCGCGGTGTTCATCGGCCAGCGCACCCTCGCACCCGAGCGTCCCATTGACCGGATGCGCCGGAAGATCGACACGGAGCGAGGCAGACGAATGATCACACGGCGCTTCGCGACGGTGGAGCCGGTATTCGCCAACCTGCGGCACAACAAGGGGCCCGACCGGTTCACGCTGCGAAGCAGGAAGAAGGTGGAGGGGCAGTGGCGGTTGTACTGCCTGGTGCACAACATCGAGAAGCTGATGAAGGCGAGGCAGGCGAGATGA
- a CDS encoding phosphodiesterase has protein sequence MLIAHLSDIHVRPRGRLYKDLVDSNRMFSDAIEHLQGLDRSPDLVLITGDLVDEGHPDEYEMLRELLQPLKAPLLILPGNHDGRQALLDAFPEHKYLPALGPLHYCSDDYEVRVVALDSCPPGKHHGEIDARGLGWLRNTLAANRHKPTLVLLHHPPFVSGIPYVDDYRYFDHEPLAAVVSAFNNVEAVLCGHVHRPMFRRWAGTVVAACPSTATQIALQLHPNASPKSYVGPPACLLHLWDPAHGLVSHTSYIGKYPGPYAFF, from the coding sequence GTGCTAATCGCTCACCTCTCAGACATTCACGTTCGCCCTCGTGGACGCCTGTACAAGGATCTCGTCGACTCCAATCGGATGTTCTCGGACGCCATCGAGCACTTGCAAGGGTTGGATCGGTCACCCGACTTGGTCTTGATCACAGGTGACCTGGTTGATGAAGGACATCCGGATGAGTACGAGATGCTCAGAGAACTTCTTCAGCCGCTGAAGGCACCACTTTTGATCCTTCCTGGGAACCACGACGGGCGGCAAGCACTTCTTGATGCGTTCCCCGAGCACAAGTACCTCCCCGCATTGGGACCGCTCCACTACTGCTCCGATGATTACGAAGTCCGCGTGGTGGCGCTGGACTCCTGTCCACCTGGCAAGCATCACGGCGAAATCGACGCACGAGGTCTAGGCTGGTTGCGCAATACGCTCGCTGCAAACAGGCACAAGCCCACACTGGTGCTGCTGCACCACCCGCCGTTTGTCAGTGGCATCCCTTACGTGGACGACTACCGCTACTTCGACCACGAGCCCTTGGCCGCCGTCGTAAGCGCTTTCAACAATGTCGAAGCCGTTCTCTGCGGCCATGTCCATCGCCCCATGTTTCGGCGCTGGGCGGGCACAGTGGTTGCGGCCTGCCCAAGCACCGCGACACAGATCGCATTGCAGCTTCATCCCAACGCCAGTCCCAAGTCGTATGTGGGCCCTCCCGCCTGCCTCCTGCATCTTTGGGATCCAGCGCATGGCTTAGTCAGTCATACGAGTTACATCGGCAAATATCCTGGTCCGTATGCGTTCTTCTGA
- a CDS encoding alpha/beta hydrolase, which yields MRGLWWGVVASAIVVVLAIAAAGEILSRPASAAIGEPPVELHASSVRLAVSSSQFVAGWLARGTPGHGAVLLLHGVRSNRTQMLGRARFLLAQGYSVLLVDLPAHGENSGERITFGANEAEGVSSALAFLRSELAGERIGVIGVSLGAASLVLSRPNEAPNAVVLESMYPTIAEAVADRLAIQFGPLGAYLSPVLLWQLPLRAGVTEQQLRPIVALPALQAPLLIVSGTSDQHTTWEETQRIFAAANQPKELWAVEGAAHVDLHSYAPSAYEARILKFLARYLRNEA from the coding sequence ATGCGTGGGCTCTGGTGGGGCGTTGTCGCAAGCGCTATCGTCGTCGTGCTCGCAATCGCCGCTGCAGGCGAGATCCTCAGTCGCCCTGCATCTGCCGCCATTGGGGAACCTCCGGTCGAGCTCCACGCCTCGTCAGTCCGCCTCGCGGTCTCCTCATCTCAGTTCGTTGCCGGTTGGCTCGCCCGCGGCACACCCGGTCATGGTGCCGTCCTGCTTCTGCACGGTGTGCGGTCCAACCGCACTCAGATGCTCGGCCGCGCTCGATTCCTGTTGGCCCAGGGGTATTCCGTGCTGCTCGTCGATCTACCCGCGCACGGTGAGAATTCTGGCGAGCGCATCACATTCGGCGCAAACGAGGCCGAAGGGGTCAGCAGTGCTCTCGCGTTCTTGCGCAGTGAGCTTGCGGGTGAGCGCATTGGCGTCATAGGAGTATCTCTTGGGGCCGCCTCGCTCGTGCTGTCGCGGCCGAATGAGGCACCGAATGCCGTGGTACTGGAGTCAATGTATCCCACGATCGCCGAGGCGGTTGCCGATCGGCTCGCCATCCAGTTCGGTCCACTTGGTGCGTACTTGTCACCAGTTCTCCTGTGGCAGCTTCCGCTGCGAGCGGGGGTAACCGAGCAGCAGCTAAGACCGATCGTTGCGCTGCCTGCGCTGCAGGCTCCGCTGCTCATTGTCTCTGGAACCAGCGACCAGCACACAACTTGGGAGGAGACGCAGCGCATCTTTGCTGCGGCGAACCAACCGAAGGAGCTGTGGGCGGTGGAGGGTGCAGCGCATGTTGATCTCCACTCCTACGCACCGAGCGCGTACGAAGCGAGAATCCTGAAGTTCTTGGCCAGGTATCTCAGGAATGAGGCGTAG
- a CDS encoding cysteine hydrolase, whose translation MKSAILVIDVQNGIFGDDRKPFESDIVVERIRKITERARLNGDMVIYIQHEAPGVVEFGTEAWKLFDGLKPNSNDTRIRKRTPDAFLNTDLDETLKNAGVENLVICGYSSDFCIDRTTYKAANSGYHVILVSDAHTTHDKPHLTAAQIREHHNFLLSKHPSVKLVGHIEVAGG comes from the coding sequence ATGAAATCAGCAATACTTGTAATTGATGTCCAAAATGGAATTTTTGGTGATGACCGGAAACCATTTGAGTCAGATATCGTTGTCGAGAGAATTCGGAAGATCACCGAGCGCGCCAGACTAAATGGGGATATGGTTATCTATATCCAACACGAAGCGCCTGGAGTCGTTGAGTTCGGAACTGAAGCCTGGAAACTATTTGATGGATTAAAACCAAATAGCAATGACACGCGGATTCGGAAAAGGACGCCTGATGCATTTCTGAACACCGATCTCGATGAAACGCTCAAAAATGCTGGGGTGGAAAATCTCGTAATTTGTGGGTACTCGTCTGATTTTTGCATCGACCGAACAACTTATAAGGCTGCAAATTCCGGCTACCACGTTATTTTGGTCTCTGACGCACATACGACGCATGACAAGCCACACCTTACGGCCGCGCAAATTCGGGAGCACCACAACTTCCTGTTGTCAAAACATCCGTCCGTAAAGTTGGTTGGTCATATCGAGGTGGCGGGTGGCTAA
- a CDS encoding type II toxin-antitoxin system RelE/ParE family toxin produces MAEVRQTAVYSEWFAGLRDRQAKTRIDIRIRRLSLGNPGDVKPVGEGVSELRVDYGPGYRVYFVQRGSELVVLLAGGDKSSQTRDIEQAKALAREL; encoded by the coding sequence GTGGCCGAAGTTCGACAAACAGCCGTCTACTCGGAGTGGTTTGCCGGACTCCGCGACCGGCAGGCAAAGACCCGCATCGACATTCGCATCCGCCGCCTTTCTCTGGGAAACCCGGGCGACGTCAAGCCCGTCGGCGAAGGTGTCTCGGAGCTACGCGTCGATTACGGTCCGGGTTATCGCGTGTACTTCGTCCAACGAGGCAGCGAGTTGGTGGTGTTGCTCGCAGGCGGCGACAAATCGTCGCAGACCCGGGACATAGAGCAGGCGAAGGCGCTGGCGCGCGAACTATAG
- a CDS encoding NYN domain-containing protein: MSYFYTTKEKLEKATEIHGSQFLEGCRIVLGDSVPLGNGKFREKGVDALLVADLVYHAAQKNCSYAVVVSNDSDFAHALRRVEDFGCNTGVIAIGVPAAERLQNACDDYHILDVAWMIKERWATELPKDAPDAA; this comes from the coding sequence CTGAGTTACTTCTACACGACGAAGGAGAAGCTCGAAAAGGCGACCGAGATTCATGGGTCTCAGTTTCTTGAAGGCTGTCGGATCGTCCTTGGAGACTCAGTGCCTTTGGGGAACGGAAAGTTTCGAGAGAAGGGCGTCGACGCGCTACTCGTGGCGGACCTGGTGTACCACGCTGCCCAGAAGAACTGTTCGTACGCGGTCGTGGTGTCGAACGACTCGGATTTTGCGCACGCGCTGCGGCGCGTCGAGGACTTCGGCTGCAATACGGGTGTGATTGCGATCGGAGTTCCGGCAGCGGAGCGGTTGCAGAATGCCTGCGACGATTACCACATCCTAGACGTCGCTTGGATGATAAAGGAGCGGTGGGCTACTGAATTGCCGAAGGACGCGCCCGATGCTGCCTAA
- a CDS encoding cupin domain-containing protein — MSIVCCEPGKSAPLHNHLTQEVFLVLTGQWQVFWGPYGERSITLGQWDTIAVPPGVSRGFRNASHEPAYLLGMASGQDPGMINWPSQVRAAALAVGVVLP, encoded by the coding sequence ATGAGCATCGTGTGTTGCGAGCCGGGCAAATCGGCCCCGCTGCACAACCACCTCACGCAGGAAGTGTTCCTCGTCCTCACCGGGCAGTGGCAGGTCTTCTGGGGCCCTTACGGGGAACGAAGCATCACCCTGGGTCAGTGGGACACCATCGCCGTCCCGCCAGGTGTGTCCAGAGGCTTCCGAAACGCGAGCCACGAACCCGCGTACCTGCTTGGTATGGCGAGCGGCCAAGATCCAGGCATGATCAACTGGCCTTCGCAAGTGCGAGCCGCCGCGTTGGCAGTCGGGGTTGTCCTTCCGTAA
- a CDS encoding SRPBCC domain-containing protein produces MEPIESRSDTRNKFIAAKPAQVFAAMRDPARVARWWGPAGFTNTIHKYEFVPGGSWLLTMHGPDGKEYPNESRFTRIVPDHLFEIEHLNGHHFVLTIELRPHAQGTNVAWRQTFDTTEHYNRLAEFVATANEQNLARLAAEVVQGESAT; encoded by the coding sequence ATGGAACCCATCGAGAGCCGATCGGACACCAGGAACAAGTTCATTGCAGCAAAGCCCGCTCAAGTGTTCGCCGCAATGCGCGATCCAGCACGCGTCGCCAGGTGGTGGGGCCCAGCCGGCTTTACGAACACGATTCATAAGTACGAGTTCGTACCAGGCGGCAGCTGGCTTCTAACGATGCACGGGCCCGACGGCAAGGAATACCCGAACGAAAGCCGTTTCACGCGCATCGTTCCCGACCACCTGTTTGAGATCGAGCATCTCAACGGCCATCACTTCGTGCTCACTATCGAACTTCGGCCGCACGCTCAGGGAACCAACGTAGCTTGGCGCCAAACGTTCGACACCACGGAACACTACAACCGTCTGGCGGAGTTCGTCGCCACGGCCAACGAACAGAACCTTGCACGGCTGGCCGCCGAGGTTGTTCAGGGCGAGAGTGCCACGTAA
- a CDS encoding tetratricopeptide repeat protein — protein MHELPMALHQKIRELSAEGDALAAKKQFEQAIEIYNIAWGLVPEPKNDWEASTWLLTAIGDACFFGGFFTSGSEAFSYALHCPGGFGNPFVHLRLGQCEFECENLDMSAEHLTRAYSLEGKAILEAENPKYFEFLKTRIKPPVSGKW, from the coding sequence ATGCACGAACTGCCGATGGCCCTTCACCAGAAGATTCGGGAGCTGTCCGCCGAAGGCGATGCACTCGCTGCAAAGAAGCAGTTTGAGCAAGCGATCGAGATCTACAACATCGCTTGGGGCCTTGTCCCGGAGCCCAAGAACGACTGGGAGGCAAGCACCTGGCTCCTTACCGCCATCGGTGACGCATGCTTTTTCGGCGGCTTCTTCACATCAGGCTCGGAAGCCTTCTCGTATGCGCTCCATTGCCCGGGAGGGTTCGGGAACCCGTTTGTCCATCTGCGGTTGGGTCAATGTGAGTTCGAGTGCGAGAATCTGGACATGTCCGCGGAGCACCTGACTCGCGCGTACTCCCTGGAGGGCAAGGCAATCCTTGAGGCCGAGAACCCCAAGTACTTCGAGTTTCTGAAAACTCGAATCAAACCTCCGGTGTCGGGAAAATGGTGA